The genomic interval TACATTATAAGGATGTGTAGTATATAGTAATGATCATGTATAATTCGATATCTATTATAAGGATGTGTGGTATATGTATTAAAAATTTGTCATGTGATATTCATTATAGGGATGTGAAGTTTATAGTAAAGATAACAAAGTATAATGTGACATCCATTATAGGGATTTGTGGTATATAGTATTAATACATGTATCAAATGTGACATTCATTATAGGAATGTGTAGTATGTaacataaataaagaaataaaataataataataataatgttcagTATATACTAATAATACTGAATGATGTGATGTCCATTATAAAGATGTGTATATTAAATTAATAATGTATGATGGGATGTCCATTACAGctatgtgtagtatatgataataataataatttatgatGGAATGTCTATTATAGGGATGGGTAGTATGGAGTCTTAATGTTTGATGGAATGTCTATTCTATaaatttgtagtagtagtagcagtagtagtagtagtagtgatgatgatgatgatgataatatatGATGGGGTGTTCCTTCTAATGATGTGTagtatacaataataataataataataataataataataataataataatgataatgttgatgataataataataagctcAGCAGATCATCTAGCAATCTCTATGTGTACTGCAGTAATTTAATTTTGTAGGATTTTTTTCCTAGTTATCATTCCGCCTTGTAAATGATTTACCAGTATGCAGCAATAACAGGTACTGATTAAATACTATTACAGCGTTTTAAATGCAGCTAGTAACCCCCTCCCGCTTCTTTAATTGTCTTCCAAAGTGAAAAGTAAACTTATTTTATAGCCGGATAATTTGAACACCTTATTTAATAGAGCAAATTAGGGAACGTCTGAAAACTCCCAACCCTTGTATCTATATTACATTCTGGACAATATTACATTGATTTTTCCATTTAACATTTATCTCTGAGGCTGataataaaataccccggctatattgTGCACAGTTATGATGGAGCTTCATTGTAACAAGTCCAATTAAAACGCGTGACAAGGGCAAATATTGTTATAATAATTGCACAAATAGATAATCCCTTCATGTGCATTCCTTATGTAAATATTTCATAACTGTAGAATGCATATTTGTGTGCAGTAAAAAAGAGACTGTACACATAGAGAGGAGATACAGACACGTAAGTGTCCGTGCGTGTGTATAATAAagtaacaaagtgaaaaataaaatactgccAAATATAATAATAACCTGCAGGTCTTCTTTAAATATAGATCAACAGATTAAGAATTCTGCTATGATCACAATGAATAtacacagaaaagaatcacaatgtaaaaataaaccaTCAGTTCGTTTGCATAAGGATCGAATTGCGTCATGTACTGAATTATGCTTTGATTAAATCGTTCGTGGTAAATCTATGCGACGCATTGTGTTATATTTTAGACACTATTGGAATATCCGCCACCTATTATTTTAGCTAATAAATTTGACCTATCGTTCGTTTGGTAAAATGATGTCATCTTAGAACATGAATTACCGGCCGGAAAAAGCAAGGAGCCAATCGTCGGACAGAGGCTCGTTCTCGTTCACCAATCAGTGCGTCAGGAATTGCATTACAAGCAGGAACTCGATGTTTGGTTCAAAGTGATGACACCGAATCTATGAAGCAGGAGCAGCTTGGCAAATTTTCACTGTGCCAGCCGCACGGACGTATATGGGTGTGCTGTAAAGAGTTGCAGCCTTGGTAGAAGAGCGCTAGATAATTGTGTTATTGATAGAGGATGGATCAGGCCACAAACACACAGACCCCGCAACAGCAGCAGCATGAACCCATCAGCTTTGGGATTGATCAAATCCTAAATAATTCTGACCAGGAGAACTCCTCGCAGTCGGCTACCAGATCCTCGGAGAACACGAGTTACCTGGGCAGTCCAGTGAGCCGCTCAATTGCCCCCTATTCCTCCCTACCTGCTTCTTTCCCTGGCATCAGAGCAGCGTTTGAAGAATCGGGATCTTACAGTGTAAATCTGAGTTTAGCTCCAGCTGGAGTAATCAGGGTGCCAGCTCATCGACCCATCCCTGGTGCAGTCCCACCTCCCATATCGAGTGCTATCCCAGCCATGCCAACTGTGCATGGCCTTGGCAGCCTTAACTTCCCCTGGATGGAAAGCAGCAGAAGGTTTGTTAAAGAAAGATTTTCAGGTAAGGACAAATCACACTGGGGAGGGATCTGGAATTTCAGGAAAACCTTTTTTATTTCCCTGGGTGGAATCATTCCATAGGACTGAATGTTCTGTGATATTAAGGAGGAAAACGTCCTTATTAGAAAACCCCGCAATACAAATACACATTGTGCAAAGACTCAGCTCAGGCCCAGGCTGTAGGCAATGCCCACTACAGTCCTCTCTTATATGTAATGGAAACGGACAACGAACACCTCATCCTACCTGCAGGAAATTTTGAATTTTGTGAAGAGCAGATGGCCCTGCTTTATCCTTTGGGCATAACGAACTTGTGTAAAAGTCCCACCCATCTCTGTTCTGCACACTTTCTATACCTGGGCCTCAATATAGGTAAACCCCCGACACACGCCGGACGGGAGCTCCGATTCTGAGGAAAATATATTCACATACTATATTTCACGATAGTACTAAATATGTCCATTCTCAATTTACAACTTTCCTCTCTGTAGCGCATGTGTATATGTGAATGTAATGATAAAAGGCAATGCCCAGCTTAAGAGAAGGGCAgtgaattgtatatatatatatatatatatatatatatatatatatatatatatatatatatatatatatatatatatatatatatatatatatgtatatatttaaatttttaaatttttttttctttccaaaaaacaggcagcagtcaaaaagttgtagcaaaattagaaaaggtgctttattccaaCTACAAAGCTACAACTTTTTGACTGCTGCCTGTATTttggaaaaatatatacacaaaaaatgtcaaccgcacagtcCAAGTCCCATAAAAGTGAGGGTGCACGCCCGCTAGGGGGATACGGCCACAGTCtcccaaggtatatatttttccaaaATACAGGCAGCAGTCaaaaagtgatatatatatatatatatatatatatatatatatataaataaaagaaagcatagaacgcagtaacggcaccaggactttgaGATAGATgacaacagggtggatttattcacctcaaaacagCGAAGCcagaaggcttgagaaaggttcctgttgaaccgaaacgtcgctgttttgaggtgaataaatccaccccgttttcatctatcttgaagtcctggtgctgttactgcgTTCTTTGCTTTcctctatttaaaaaaaagggggaattgattcatcccccggTGACGAGCGAATGGCCtaatatgtgagtgtgtgtgtgtgtgtgtatatatgtatatatatatatatatatatatatatatatatatatatatataaaattatatatgtacatatatgtatatatatgtgtatatatatatatatacacacacacacacacacacacacacacacatatatatatatatatatatacacacacacacacacacacacacacacatatatatgtatacacacacacacacacacacacacgcgcacacacgcacacatatgtATGTGAAGAAATGATCGCAACACTCCAATAGGTTGATGTCAAACAAAAATGTGGGTTCAaacttgaaaaaggtcctgtgagaggaaTGAAACATAGCTTATCATTTgaaacatggaacaataaaccacatttttgtttgccatcaacctattggagtgctgcgatcatttcttcaCATGTCTATAGGACCGTTTTGGATTAAGGTCAGGTTCGCATAGCACCAACCTATACAGTCACGAAGTGCTGCTTTTTACTTCCACCTTCTACGTAtaacatatatgtatatgtctTTCTCGtgtatttttatctatctatctatctatctatctatctatctatctatctatctatctatctatctatctatctatctatctatctatctatttttgcCTCATGTCTATGAATTCTTAGCGCACAAAAATATGTGTTATCAGATGAATCGATAAATAAAAATGTGCAGCTAGTATAATTATTCAATATGTAATTGTATTGGACTACGGTACacgactgggttcacactgatgTGTTTTAACAGTTTCACATTTACTCATAATTTGGCACTACAATGCATGAACGAAATCCTTTACCCACAGGTCCTATTTAATTCTGTAGGAATGAAACGCGTACCTAAATGGCatctgtttgtttattttttttgtgtttgttttgcaAAAGATCTAAACTGTATGTATAAATTCCGCTCTctgaattagcttttttttaattaatttatttatttttctagatAACGTGCTTTATTTCGTTTTGTGTTATTTTAAATTTGATTTGGGGTCGGATCTAGTGATACAAAGTTAGCAACTAGTGTATTTTTGCCTCAGTTTGCATTCATGGAAATAAAAGTAATCCATTAAATgctatgtatttttctttttttgacaAAAACAGACGTTTTATAGAGAAGCACACGCGTGAACACGTCTGGGAAAGCTAGCTACATCAGGTGTATACCGGTCAGGACACATCCTGAGCTTTTCCTAGATAGCAGGCGCAAGTTATGTTACTTATTGCTGCTGAGTTCAGGGATCTCACCTTCTTCTTATGTTTCCTGGCAGCAGCCGCAGCTCTCACTCCCTTCACGGTGACTCGCAGGATCGGGCATCCATACCAAAACCGGACACCTCCCAAGCGCAAGAAACCGCGCACGTCGTTCTCCCGGGTGCAGATCTGTGAGCTGGAGAAGCGCTTCCATCGCCAGAAATACCTCGCCTCCGCTGAGCGCGCTGCCCTGGCCAAGTCCCTTAAGATGACCGACGCGCAGGTGAAGACCTGGTTCCAGAACCGCAGAACTAAGTGGAGGTGAGACCCGGCCGATATTTAATTGTGCAATAGACATAAGGGCCAGATGTTACCTATACAACACTTAATTGTAACAGTAATATATAGATATGTCGCTTGTGTGATGAATCACTATCGGAATAGGAATTATGTATCAGTGAGGCTGAAATACAGAACCCATTTATATTGCTCACTATCAGATATTTAGgtacaatactactactaataataacaacaacaataataataatgattaatGTTATTGTAATATTTATATTAAGCACATTACAGTACAATGCATTGGAAACACAGAAAATGCTCTAAccatatctataaaaaaaaacagggcaTACTGCAATGACTAAAATCCTAGTTCTCAAAGGATATTGTGTAGGTCTTtccaagaaaaaaaattctagacAACACTGGTCTAATCTGGCGTTCCAGCATATTTGCCAGAACTCATCCCATGTTTTCCTAGGGTGGAtttacatgcagcagattttgttgcaaacattttctgccactgaaaatctgttccattcctTTGAATCCATATACCTGCTGCTGAAACAACtcaattcagatgaatggaactgattatcAGTCGAAAAAATttgtgcagcaaaatctgccgcgtgtgactgcactcGTATGCGTCTGTTTTAATGACGGATGTCTACGTTCGACGGACAAAAGCACGATGCATTCATTCTTAGTTTTTGTTAATTAAATCTAAcatcaacataataataataataataataataataataataataataatagtattaaCATAGtagtatattgtattataaataaTATCCAGTAGTGTAAGAGAAACGTCATATCATTTTATAATGTAGTAGAAACATAACTATTAGTATcatgtagtagtagcagtaatagtaatagtagtatatGATCATAGTCATTAGTATAATATAGTATTGTAACCATAACCGGTAGTTAAATATAGTAGGGTGATAATAACAGTAatatagtggtgtaataatatccaGCAATATAATACAGTAGCATAATAAGAAACAGTAGTATAATATGGTAATAGTATAATCATAGTCAGTAGTATAATGAATATATTGAAGTAGTGTGAATATGGTAGAGGCC from Rhinoderma darwinii isolate aRhiDar2 chromosome 3, aRhiDar2.hap1, whole genome shotgun sequence carries:
- the TLX3 gene encoding T-cell leukemia homeobox protein 3 — its product is MDQATNTQTPQQQQHEPISFGIDQILNNSDQENSSQSATRSSENTSYLGSPVSRSIAPYSSLPASFPGIRAAFEESGSYSVNLSLAPAGVIRVPAHRPIPGAVPPPISSAIPAMPTVHGLGSLNFPWMESSRRFVKERFSAAAALTPFTVTRRIGHPYQNRTPPKRKKPRTSFSRVQICELEKRFHRQKYLASAERAALAKSLKMTDAQVKTWFQNRRTKWRRQTAEEREAERQQANRLMLQLQHDAFQKSLSDSIQPDPLCLHNSSLFALQNLQPWEEDGSKMAPVTSLV